One Cryptomeria japonica chromosome 9, Sugi_1.0, whole genome shotgun sequence genomic window carries:
- the LOC131077083 gene encoding serine carboxypeptidase-like 46 isoform X2, producing MSFNMHVPRGQTCELKVTVTILALLFIKVLSAPQSDVVDSLPGQPPVPFKQYAGYVTVDQRSDRALFYYFVEAETEPDLKPLVLWLNGGPGCSSFGIGAFSENGPFQPKGDKLVRNGYSWNKEANVLYLESPAGVGFSYSSDPTYYVGVNDTLTANDNLRFLLGWFKKFPEFKTRELYLTGESYAGHYIPQLADLIVRTNRKQKVFNLKGVAIGNPLLDFYTDSNARAEYFWSHGLISDPTYKMLIKDCNYARFIDEYFRGNISNTCLEIQTIVDMEVSRYIDIYDVTLDKCFPSLFMQSKLLRPQNRPTIETERAEPDVCVEDEATTYLNRPEVQKAFHARLTGGISSWRECSDVLKYDFRNFEIPITGLLGKLVTAGIRVLIYSGDQDSVVPLTGTRTLITSLASDMQLNTTVPYSVWFEGKQVAGWTQVYSNILTFATVRGAAHEVPFSQPERSLVLLKAFFSAQPLPNKF from the exons ATGTCCTTCAATATGCATGTTCCTCGTGGGCAGACCTGTGAATTGAAGGTGACAGTAACCATCTTAGCATTGCTGTTCATAAAAGTCTTGTCGGCTCCTCAAAGTGATGTGGTGGATAGTCTTCCAGGACAACCACCTGTGCCCTTCAAACAATATGCAGGATATGTCACAGTAGACCAAAGAAGTGACAGGGCCCTGTTCTATTACTTTGTTGAAGCAGAGACAGAACCAGATTTGAAGCCTTTAGTTCTTTGGCTCAATGGAG GGCCAGGTTGTTCATCATTCGGTATTGGGGCATTTTCTGAGAATGGCCCATTTCAACCCAAGGGAGACAAATTGGTCAGAAATGGCTACAGTTGGAACAAAG AAGCAAATGTTCTGTATTTGGAGAGTCCTGCAGGAGTTGGATTTTCTTATTCTAGTGATCCAACTTActatgtgggtgtgaatgacactcTAACAG CCAATGACAACCTGCGTTTTCTTCTGGGATGGTTTAAAAAGTTCCCAGAGTTCAAAACCAGAGAGCTTTATTTGACAGGGGAAAGCTATGCAG GGCACTATATTCCCCAGTTGGCAGATCTTATTGTCAGGACCAACAGAAAACAGAAGGTCTTCAATTTGAAGGGTGTAGCT ATAGGCAACCCATTACTAGATTTCTACACAGATTCGAATGCAAGAGCGGAATACTTCTGGTCACACGGTCTCATATCTGACCCCACCTACAAAATGCTGATTAAAGACTGCAACTACGCTCGCTTTATCGATGAATATTTCAGAGGCAACATTTCTAACACCTGTCTGGAGATCCAAACAATCGTCGACATGGAAGTCAGTCGATACATCGACATCTACGATGTGACTCTCGACAAATGTTTCCCCTCCCTCTTCATGCAGTCCAAATTGCTCAGACCTCAG AACAGGCCCACAATAGAAACCGAAAGAGCAGAGCCAGACGTTTGTGTTGAAGACGAAGCTACAACATATCTGAATAGGCCGGAAGTACAGAAGGCATTCCATGCGCGCCTCACCGGAGGCATCAGTAGCTGGAGGGAATGCAGCGA TGTGCTCAAATACGATTTTCGGAATTTTGAGATACCTATCACAGGGTTGCTGGGTAAACTTGTAACTGCTGGTATAAGAGTATTAATTTATAG TGGAGATCAGGATTCAGTGGTTCCTCTAACAGGGACAAGGACATTGATAACCAGTCTTGCTTCAGATATGCAGCTGAACACAACGGTTCCTTACAGTGTCTGGTTTGAAGGGAAGCAG GTGGCAGGATGGACACAGGTATACAGCAACATTCTGACATTTGCAACAGTGAGAGGAGCAGCTCATGAAGTTCCCTTCTCTCAGCCAGAGAGATCCCTCGTCTTGTTGAAGGCCTTCTTCTCTGCCCAACCTCTGCCCAACAAATTCTAA
- the LOC131077083 gene encoding serine carboxypeptidase-like 46 isoform X1, with product MSFNMHVPRGQTCELKVTVTILALLFIKVLSAPQSDVVDSLPGQPPVPFKQYAGYVTVDQRSDRALFYYFVEAETEPDLKPLVLWLNGGPGCSSFGIGAFSENGPFQPKGDKLVRNGYSWNKEANVLYLESPAGVGFSYSSDPTYYVGVNDTLTANDNLRFLLGWFKKFPEFKTRELYLTGESYAGHYIPQLADLIVRTNRKQKVFNLKGVAIGNPLLDFYTDSNARAEYFWSHGLISDPTYKMLIKDCNYARFIDEYFRGNISNTCLEIQTIVDMEVSRYIDIYDVTLDKCFPSLFMQSKLLRPQKNRPTIETERAEPDVCVEDEATTYLNRPEVQKAFHARLTGGISSWRECSDVLKYDFRNFEIPITGLLGKLVTAGIRVLIYSGDQDSVVPLTGTRTLITSLASDMQLNTTVPYSVWFEGKQVAGWTQVYSNILTFATVRGAAHEVPFSQPERSLVLLKAFFSAQPLPNKF from the exons ATGTCCTTCAATATGCATGTTCCTCGTGGGCAGACCTGTGAATTGAAGGTGACAGTAACCATCTTAGCATTGCTGTTCATAAAAGTCTTGTCGGCTCCTCAAAGTGATGTGGTGGATAGTCTTCCAGGACAACCACCTGTGCCCTTCAAACAATATGCAGGATATGTCACAGTAGACCAAAGAAGTGACAGGGCCCTGTTCTATTACTTTGTTGAAGCAGAGACAGAACCAGATTTGAAGCCTTTAGTTCTTTGGCTCAATGGAG GGCCAGGTTGTTCATCATTCGGTATTGGGGCATTTTCTGAGAATGGCCCATTTCAACCCAAGGGAGACAAATTGGTCAGAAATGGCTACAGTTGGAACAAAG AAGCAAATGTTCTGTATTTGGAGAGTCCTGCAGGAGTTGGATTTTCTTATTCTAGTGATCCAACTTActatgtgggtgtgaatgacactcTAACAG CCAATGACAACCTGCGTTTTCTTCTGGGATGGTTTAAAAAGTTCCCAGAGTTCAAAACCAGAGAGCTTTATTTGACAGGGGAAAGCTATGCAG GGCACTATATTCCCCAGTTGGCAGATCTTATTGTCAGGACCAACAGAAAACAGAAGGTCTTCAATTTGAAGGGTGTAGCT ATAGGCAACCCATTACTAGATTTCTACACAGATTCGAATGCAAGAGCGGAATACTTCTGGTCACACGGTCTCATATCTGACCCCACCTACAAAATGCTGATTAAAGACTGCAACTACGCTCGCTTTATCGATGAATATTTCAGAGGCAACATTTCTAACACCTGTCTGGAGATCCAAACAATCGTCGACATGGAAGTCAGTCGATACATCGACATCTACGATGTGACTCTCGACAAATGTTTCCCCTCCCTCTTCATGCAGTCCAAATTGCTCAGACCTCAG AAGAACAGGCCCACAATAGAAACCGAAAGAGCAGAGCCAGACGTTTGTGTTGAAGACGAAGCTACAACATATCTGAATAGGCCGGAAGTACAGAAGGCATTCCATGCGCGCCTCACCGGAGGCATCAGTAGCTGGAGGGAATGCAGCGA TGTGCTCAAATACGATTTTCGGAATTTTGAGATACCTATCACAGGGTTGCTGGGTAAACTTGTAACTGCTGGTATAAGAGTATTAATTTATAG TGGAGATCAGGATTCAGTGGTTCCTCTAACAGGGACAAGGACATTGATAACCAGTCTTGCTTCAGATATGCAGCTGAACACAACGGTTCCTTACAGTGTCTGGTTTGAAGGGAAGCAG GTGGCAGGATGGACACAGGTATACAGCAACATTCTGACATTTGCAACAGTGAGAGGAGCAGCTCATGAAGTTCCCTTCTCTCAGCCAGAGAGATCCCTCGTCTTGTTGAAGGCCTTCTTCTCTGCCCAACCTCTGCCCAACAAATTCTAA